The proteins below are encoded in one region of Methanoculleus taiwanensis:
- the cca gene encoding CCA tRNA nucleotidyltransferase, with protein sequence MSRCSCEEDALHRIRPTPEERTYVRTIGSHLIEAVEKTGLARAMMVGSVARDTFIRGDRDLDVFMLFDPSISREELEEKGLALARTVAEAFGASCREKYAEHPYINATIDALDVDLVPCYAVLRATEIKSAVDRTPFHTRYILQHIGDLGDEVLLLKQFTKTGGVYGSDHMTEGFSGYLCELLVIYYGGFRGVLEAAAGWRPGVVIDIEGHGSRAFEEPLVVVDPVDPERNVAAALSLTRMSEFVELARGYLATPSEAFFIPPPSCPFTEDAFRRTIDGRGAKLISLTFATPPYTADTVVPQLRKSAESVRELLERSEFPVNRFDVCMQEERSMLLFELMTDTLPAVRRHLGPPVWSEGNARKFVGKYVDADLFSGPFIEDGRYYVEIPRQYREAALLLRSRSLLDVALGRHVRKSMKEGWEVREGRACWDESFASFLGEFFRHESPLVRVLRHRQE encoded by the coding sequence GTGAGCCGGTGCTCCTGCGAGGAGGATGCGCTCCATCGGATCAGGCCGACTCCGGAGGAGCGTACCTATGTCAGAACCATCGGTAGCCACCTGATCGAGGCGGTGGAGAAGACCGGCCTTGCCAGGGCGATGATGGTCGGGTCGGTCGCCCGTGACACGTTCATCCGGGGTGACCGCGATCTCGATGTCTTCATGCTCTTCGACCCGTCGATCTCACGGGAAGAACTCGAGGAGAAGGGGCTTGCTCTCGCACGCACGGTGGCCGAAGCGTTCGGGGCGTCGTGTCGGGAGAAGTATGCCGAACATCCGTATATCAACGCCACGATCGACGCGCTCGACGTCGACCTGGTGCCCTGCTACGCCGTTCTGCGTGCCACGGAGATCAAAAGCGCCGTCGACCGGACACCGTTTCACACCCGGTATATCCTGCAGCATATCGGCGATCTCGGCGACGAAGTCCTCCTCCTCAAGCAGTTTACCAAGACTGGTGGGGTCTACGGTTCCGACCACATGACCGAAGGGTTCTCCGGATATCTCTGCGAACTCTTAGTGATCTACTACGGCGGGTTTAGGGGAGTTCTGGAGGCGGCCGCCGGATGGAGGCCCGGCGTCGTCATCGATATCGAAGGCCACGGCAGCAGGGCATTCGAAGAGCCTCTCGTCGTCGTCGATCCGGTCGATCCCGAGCGGAACGTCGCCGCCGCTCTCTCCCTTACCCGTATGAGCGAGTTTGTGGAGCTTGCACGTGGGTATCTCGCCACTCCCTCCGAGGCGTTCTTCATCCCGCCGCCTTCTTGTCCGTTCACCGAAGATGCGTTCCGCCGCACTATCGATGGGCGGGGGGCAAAACTCATCTCCCTGACATTTGCGACCCCGCCCTATACGGCCGATACGGTCGTTCCGCAGCTCCGGAAGTCCGCCGAGTCCGTCCGGGAACTCCTGGAACGGAGCGAGTTTCCGGTAAACCGGTTCGATGTCTGCATGCAGGAGGAGCGGAGTATGCTCCTCTTCGAACTCATGACGGATACGCTACCTGCGGTGCGCCGCCACCTCGGCCCGCCGGTCTGGTCAGAAGGAAACGCCCGCAAGTTTGTCGGAAAGTACGTCGATGCGGATCTCTTCTCCGGGCCGTTTATCGAGGACGGGCGATATTATGTCGAAATTCCCCGGCAGTATCGGGAGGCTGCCCTCCTGCTTCGCTCCCGCTCGCTCCTCGATGTTGCCCTCGGCAGGCACGTCAGGAAGTCCATGAAAGAGGGCTGGGAGGTG